One genomic segment of Vulcanisaeta thermophila includes these proteins:
- the alaS gene encoding alanine--tRNA ligase yields the protein MEELRTRMFVSKQFLRKQCPYCKHFYWTLNPNQENCGDQPCTPYLFIGNPPGTFRPESIRDVRERFLSFFERHGHTRIKRYPVVARWRSDVYLVGASIYDFQPWVTEGIVPPPANPLTLSQPSIRFTDIDKVGRSGRHLTGFEMMAHHAFNYPDKYVYWIDETVELAHEFFTRELGLRDDEITYKENIWEGGGNAGECLEVLVGGLEIATLVFMHYRTVNGKYVDMPMKIVDTGYGLERIYWLLTGKPTVYDAVFGPFIERLRTRLGLPKPSDEVLRHLATYFGQLDPEVLSIEKAYQYIAGKVGMDANDVKNLMRAQEMLYIISDHGRTVSWMMADGVIPSNSGIGYLARMVLRRMLKSMYTAGVELPLVEVMNMELEFLRDDYPEVYEERQTILELADLEERRFRNLIREAPSIVDRVVRERERRTGKRVLEVDDLVTLYDSQGLPPEIVKDVAGKLNVEVRVPDDFYSRLASKYQRQAVEAEKPKVDVNPVEVQDLPPTRELFYENVELFQFKARVLRVLRGKYVVLDQTAFYPEGGGQVADQGVIRHGGGEARVVDVQRVGPVIVHVIEGVPPREGEEVVGLVDEVRRRDLMRMHTATHILLQSIRRVLGRHVWQAGAEKNIPFSRLDVTHYKLPSRDEIRKIEELANQVVLANKPVIIKWLSRTDAESKFGVYIYQGGAVPGAKLRIVQVGGDDEPYDVEACGGTHVIRTGDIGMIKIVRVEKIQEGVVRFIFTTGRHALYYSEQLDDYVSRAAELMGVSKDDVVKGVEGLMMEIKRRDDRIRGLMRRVIKGDIAEAMSREERVGNLVFTYLEYEGEEQQYIQELAREYLRNRPSAVLLIVNRRERGTEYMVYLGQESAKYVSARDVVNTLNSTVNGKGGGSLTYGQGFVQGRPSVEEFLNGLRRALSSPSSNTSPRNLT from the coding sequence ATGGAGGAGTTGAGGACTAGAATGTTCGTGAGCAAGCAATTCCTAAGGAAACAGTGCCCCTATTGCAAACACTTCTACTGGACACTAAACCCCAACCAGGAGAATTGCGGTGACCAGCCCTGCACACCGTACCTCTTCATAGGGAACCCACCTGGGACTTTTAGGCCTGAGTCCATTAGGGATGTTAGGGAGAGGTTCCTCAGCTTCTTCGAGAGGCATGGGCATACCAGGATTAAGAGGTACCCCGTGGTGGCCAGGTGGAGGAGCGATGTTTATCTGGTGGGTGCTTCAATATACGACTTCCAGCCCTGGGTCACCGAGGGTATTGTGCCACCACCAGCCAACCCGCTCACCCTTTCACAACCCAGCATTAGGTTTACGGATATTGATAAGGTGGGACGTAGCGGCAGGCACTTAACGGGTTTCGAGATGATGGCACACCACGCATTTAACTACCCCGACAAGTATGTCTACTGGATTGATGAGACCGTGGAGTTAGCCCATGAATTCTTCACCAGGGAGTTGGGGCTCAGGGATGATGAGATAACGTATAAGGAGAACATATGGGAAGGTGGTGGGAATGCCGGCGAGTGCCTTGAGGTATTGGTGGGTGGGCTTGAGATAGCCACCCTGGTCTTCATGCACTACAGGACCGTTAATGGTAAGTACGTGGACATGCCCATGAAGATTGTGGATACCGGCTATGGACTCGAGAGGATTTACTGGCTGTTGACCGGGAAGCCCACGGTTTACGATGCGGTGTTCGGACCCTTCATAGAAAGGCTAAGGACTAGGCTAGGGCTCCCCAAGCCCAGTGATGAGGTTTTGAGGCACCTAGCCACTTACTTTGGGCAGTTGGACCCCGAGGTCCTCAGTATCGAGAAGGCTTACCAATACATAGCGGGTAAGGTGGGTATGGATGCCAATGATGTTAAGAACCTAATGAGGGCCCAGGAGATGCTCTACATAATCAGTGACCATGGCAGGACCGTATCATGGATGATGGCTGATGGTGTAATACCAAGCAACTCGGGCATTGGTTACCTGGCCAGGATGGTTCTCAGGAGGATGCTTAAGAGCATGTACACCGCGGGCGTTGAGCTGCCCCTTGTGGAGGTTATGAATATGGAGCTGGAATTCCTAAGGGATGATTACCCAGAGGTTTACGAGGAGAGGCAAACCATACTGGAGTTGGCGGATCTTGAGGAGAGGAGGTTCAGGAACCTAATTAGGGAGGCCCCATCGATAGTGGACAGGGTTGTGAGGGAGAGGGAGAGGAGGACTGGTAAGAGGGTCCTTGAGGTTGATGACCTAGTAACCCTCTATGACTCCCAGGGACTACCGCCCGAGATTGTGAAGGATGTGGCGGGTAAATTGAATGTGGAGGTCAGGGTACCCGACGACTTCTACTCCAGGTTGGCAAGTAAGTACCAGAGGCAGGCGGTCGAGGCCGAGAAGCCTAAGGTTGATGTGAACCCTGTGGAGGTTCAGGACCTACCACCCACCAGGGAGTTATTCTATGAGAATGTGGAGCTATTTCAATTCAAGGCCAGGGTCCTCAGGGTTTTGAGGGGTAAGTACGTGGTCCTGGACCAAACAGCCTTCTACCCAGAGGGTGGTGGGCAGGTGGCGGATCAGGGCGTGATTAGGCATGGTGGTGGTGAGGCCAGGGTTGTGGATGTTCAGAGGGTGGGCCCCGTGATCGTGCACGTGATAGAGGGCGTGCCCCCAAGGGAGGGTGAGGAGGTTGTGGGTCTCGTTGATGAGGTTCGCAGGAGGGATCTCATGAGGATGCACACGGCCACGCACATACTACTGCAGAGCATTAGGCGTGTCCTGGGTAGGCATGTTTGGCAGGCGGGTGCCGAGAAGAACATACCCTTCAGTAGGCTTGACGTGACGCATTACAAGTTGCCAAGTAGGGATGAGATTAGGAAGATTGAGGAGTTGGCGAACCAGGTGGTCCTTGCCAACAAGCCCGTGATAATCAAGTGGCTTAGCAGGACCGATGCCGAGTCCAAGTTCGGGGTTTACATATACCAGGGGGGTGCCGTACCCGGTGCCAAGTTAAGGATTGTGCAGGTGGGTGGTGATGATGAGCCGTACGATGTGGAGGCTTGCGGTGGAACCCACGTGATTAGGACTGGGGATATTGGCATGATTAAGATTGTTAGGGTGGAGAAGATACAGGAGGGTGTGGTTAGGTTCATATTCACCACGGGCAGGCACGCACTGTACTACTCGGAGCAGTTGGATGACTACGTTAGTAGGGCTGCAGAGTTAATGGGGGTCAGTAAGGATGATGTGGTTAAGGGTGTTGAGGGGTTGATGATGGAGATTAAGAGGAGGGATGACAGAATAAGGGGCCTAATGAGGAGGGTTATCAAGGGCGATATTGCGGAGGCCATGAGCAGGGAGGAGAGAGTGGGTAACTTGGTATTTACATACCTGGAGTATGAGGGTGAGGAGCAGCAATACATACAGGAGTTGGCTAGGGAGTACCTGAGGAATAGGCCAAGCGCCGTACTCCTGATAGTAAATAGGAGGGAAAGGGGCACCGAGTACATGGTCTACCTGGGGCAGGAATCGGCGAAGTACGTGAGCGCCAGGGATGTAGTGAACACGTTGAACTCCACCGTTAATGGTAAGGGAGGGGGTTCATTAACATATGGTCAGGGATTCGTGCAGGGAAGACCCAGTGTTGAGGAGTTCCTTAATGGGCTTAGGCGGGCATTATCATCACCAAGCTCAAATACCTCTCCTCGAAACCTTACCTAA
- a CDS encoding thioredoxin domain-containing protein: MSNINKALLMAVIALAVALIAVVLYFTVIAKTPTGKAATQSSSQTGSLTSLLMEAFSDGVKLWFGLVCVYHNYGESAALSLMHLLYTIGYEYNVAYVQTGNATYEVVYPIIQYNYLTSKYPSCSVNYNMSYLVNYVASAGSNITIVQKYLGIPSSFMGTPLFLIYNRLNNITYVVVGASPAPFTALNYSRAGVTTVLTYQGQELGYSFRANATQVGFINGLVSEGLGFGNPNANIVIIELMDPTCPYCAVFDVQYGSELDSLVNNGTIYYVLLYFPTHILGYYPGGIG; this comes from the coding sequence ATGTCGAATATTAACAAGGCCCTGTTAATGGCCGTGATAGCCCTGGCCGTGGCCCTCATAGCCGTTGTGCTTTACTTCACGGTGATTGCCAAAACACCCACAGGCAAGGCCGCAACCCAATCCTCATCGCAGACTGGTTCCTTAACGTCACTTTTAATGGAGGCCTTTTCCGATGGTGTGAAGCTTTGGTTTGGTTTGGTGTGTGTTTATCATAATTATGGTGAGTCCGCAGCCCTCTCACTAATGCACTTACTGTACACTATCGGTTATGAGTATAACGTAGCCTATGTACAAACTGGGAACGCAACCTACGAGGTTGTTTACCCCATTATCCAGTATAACTACCTGACTAGTAAGTACCCAAGCTGCTCCGTTAATTACAACATGAGTTACCTGGTTAATTACGTGGCCTCCGCGGGCAGTAATATAACCATTGTCCAGAAGTACCTTGGAATCCCCAGTAGTTTCATGGGCACCCCACTCTTCCTAATCTACAATAGGCTTAACAACATTACGTATGTGGTGGTTGGGGCTTCACCGGCTCCTTTCACAGCCCTGAATTACTCCAGGGCTGGTGTGACCACGGTATTGACGTACCAGGGACAGGAGCTGGGCTACTCATTCAGGGCCAACGCCACTCAGGTGGGCTTCATTAATGGGTTGGTCAGTGAGGGACTTGGCTTTGGTAATCCCAACGCGAACATTGTAATTATCGAGCTCATGGACCCCACATGCCCGTACTGCGCGGTGTTCGATGTTCAGTACGGGAGCGAACTTGATTCGTTGGTGAATAATGGAACCATATACTACGTATTACTATACTTCCCAACGCACATACTGGGCTATTACCCAGGGGGCATTGGTTAA
- a CDS encoding nascent polypeptide-associated complex protein has protein sequence MGFSPREVRRLLKRLGIQDLNLEEVSNVTKVMIYLGDGSVIEINKPVVARMRMSGLTIYQVQTSDADVRVSKQAVPQTTPSMIITAAPTQSAYTPSEEDVKLVMEQTGCTREEAVKALRETNGDIAEAIMRIQQTRQRQ, from the coding sequence GTGGGCTTCAGTCCCAGGGAGGTAAGGAGGCTCCTTAAGAGGTTGGGTATTCAGGACCTGAACCTTGAGGAGGTGAGTAATGTGACCAAGGTCATGATATACCTGGGGGATGGTTCGGTTATAGAGATAAACAAGCCCGTGGTGGCCAGGATGAGGATGAGTGGGTTAACCATATACCAAGTTCAGACGAGTGATGCTGATGTGAGGGTGAGTAAACAAGCGGTGCCTCAGACCACGCCCTCAATGATAATTACCGCAGCACCCACTCAATCAGCGTATACGCCAAGTGAGGAGGATGTGAAACTGGTCATGGAGCAAACCGGGTGTACTAGGGAGGAGGCGGTGAAGGCCCTCAGGGAGACCAATGGGGATATAGCGGAGGCGATAATGAGAATTCAACAGACGAGGCAAAGGCAATGA
- a CDS encoding 50S ribosomal protein L16, with amino-acid sequence MPLRPGRCYRRLKRPYTRTEYIAGAPYVQIPKFELGNTSPKERARFDFVVELVNEEVGQIRMNALEAARQMAYKYLSKYVGDPNFYLKINVYPFHVIRENKMLAMAGADRLQQGMRLAFGVPTNRAARVLRVGTPIMYVEIEGKNLNHAKEALKRAASKLPLPTRIVIKPLRQVTKVSAE; translated from the coding sequence ATGCCCCTGAGACCAGGTCGTTGTTATAGGAGGCTTAAGAGACCGTACACCAGGACTGAGTACATAGCTGGGGCTCCCTACGTCCAGATACCAAAGTTTGAGCTGGGTAATACGAGTCCTAAGGAGAGGGCTAGGTTTGATTTTGTTGTGGAGCTTGTTAATGAGGAGGTTGGGCAGATTAGGATGAATGCCCTGGAGGCCGCCAGGCAAATGGCCTATAAGTACCTGTCTAAGTACGTTGGTGACCCTAACTTCTACCTTAAGATCAATGTTTACCCATTCCACGTAATTAGGGAGAATAAGATGTTGGCCATGGCTGGCGCCGACCGTTTGCAGCAGGGTATGAGGCTTGCCTTCGGTGTGCCCACGAATAGGGCTGCCAGGGTCTTGAGGGTTGGCACCCCAATAATGTATGTTGAGATTGAGGGTAAGAACCTAAACCACGCCAAGGAGGCCCTCAAGAGGGCTGCGTCCAAGTTGCCGCTGCCCACGAGGATTGTCATTAAGCCCCTTAGGCAGGTTACGAAGGTTAGCGCGGAGTAA
- a CDS encoding DUF2192 domain-containing protein, whose amino-acid sequence MSSLDAKTLYKSRFEAAMEIWSRIMKNEVSSRNQLEELLYIVYKQKNVEPFRGLSKIRIYDKEISTVFIVGKYGLGLVDGEVTKAFSNLFNVELRCDEIYQFLKSRNFQLSIDDMEKVRKLLDDNILGLKLEERGFRLLRYVFTGAIMRLMPEEDFVNTYKALATVYPDLAKAFMRYVRFYVAFRVAEDIALGNIKKPEEKKIMKYTYCLRLNLTGCVPHDKLIREIALRVYKVPRKVVDRLFPNEGKGSFIPKAQ is encoded by the coding sequence ATGAGCAGTTTAGATGCTAAGACGCTTTACAAAAGCCGCTTCGAGGCCGCCATGGAGATATGGAGCAGGATAATGAAGAACGAGGTAAGCAGTAGAAACCAACTTGAGGAACTACTCTACATTGTTTATAAGCAGAAGAATGTGGAGCCCTTCAGGGGTTTGAGTAAGATTAGGATTTATGATAAGGAGATATCCACGGTATTCATAGTGGGTAAGTACGGGCTGGGGCTCGTGGATGGTGAGGTGACCAAGGCCTTCAGTAATTTATTCAACGTGGAACTAAGGTGCGATGAGATCTACCAGTTCCTAAAGTCCAGGAACTTCCAACTCAGTATTGATGATATGGAGAAGGTCAGGAAGTTACTTGATGACAACATACTGGGCCTTAAGCTTGAGGAGAGGGGGTTTAGGCTACTTAGGTACGTGTTCACGGGGGCAATCATGAGGTTAATGCCTGAGGAGGACTTCGTGAATACGTATAAGGCATTGGCCACGGTGTATCCAGACCTGGCGAAGGCATTCATGAGGTATGTTAGGTTTTACGTAGCCTTCAGGGTGGCTGAGGATATAGCCCTTGGAAACATTAAGAAGCCCGAGGAGAAGAAGATAATGAAGTACACGTACTGCTTAAGGCTTAATCTAACGGGCTGCGTGCCCCATGATAAGTTAATTAGGGAGATTGCCCTGAGGGTTTATAAGGTGCCTAGGAAGGTTGTGGACAGACTATTCCCCAACGAGGGTAAGGGCTCCTTCATACCCAAGGCTCAGTGA
- a CDS encoding methyltransferase — protein MILILTTAPGIEDLVISELREKVGEGLRGTDTVNPGMVMAIMSDDVDLGVVRGMGTVENAVLILGVGSVGRDINTVRECMGKLNLEGLLTYYTANTTLGLEVDRSGEHDFKSPEAASVIGEFLSNYILGRTGLRPVFNLDNPDLEVRVIIVNDRCMVGINLTRRSLRDRPYRRYSHPASINPIIANAMIRILNPKPHTRICDITCGSGTIVIEGALNYGGSTYLCADIDRGHVLGALENIKAAGVYDKVDLLVMDATRPALRERACDYAIFNPPFGIRVEPIQGIKEFYHGLLTSLSELIRDSAVFITIRKSLVRSLARELGFDIVSERVVEQGGIYSSIFKLRVTH, from the coding sequence ATGATACTCATACTCACAACAGCACCGGGCATTGAGGACCTGGTGATAAGTGAGTTGAGGGAGAAGGTTGGTGAGGGGTTGAGGGGTACCGATACCGTAAACCCCGGCATGGTGATGGCCATTATGAGCGATGACGTGGACCTGGGCGTGGTGAGGGGTATGGGTACTGTGGAAAACGCGGTGTTGATCCTGGGGGTGGGCTCTGTGGGTAGGGACATAAATACCGTGCGTGAGTGCATGGGTAAGTTAAACCTTGAGGGTTTACTCACGTATTATACCGCCAACACAACACTGGGGCTGGAGGTTGATAGGTCTGGCGAGCATGACTTTAAGAGTCCCGAGGCAGCCTCTGTAATTGGTGAGTTCCTGAGTAACTACATACTGGGTAGGACTGGGTTAAGGCCCGTCTTCAACCTGGACAACCCAGACCTGGAGGTTCGCGTTATAATAGTCAATGATAGGTGCATGGTGGGTATTAACCTAACCAGGAGGTCCCTTAGGGATAGGCCATACCGTAGGTATTCACACCCAGCATCCATAAACCCCATAATAGCCAATGCAATGATTAGGATACTAAACCCCAAACCCCACACCAGGATTTGCGACATAACCTGTGGCAGCGGCACCATAGTGATTGAGGGCGCGTTAAACTATGGGGGAAGCACGTACCTGTGCGCTGACATTGATAGGGGACACGTGCTCGGCGCCCTTGAAAACATAAAGGCGGCGGGTGTTTATGATAAGGTGGACTTACTGGTCATGGATGCCACTAGGCCAGCCCTACGTGAACGTGCATGTGATTACGCAATCTTCAACCCACCCTTCGGTATTAGGGTTGAACCAATACAGGGGATTAAGGAATTCTACCATGGCCTACTCACATCACTAAGTGAATTGATTAGGGATTCCGCGGTCTTCATAACCATTAGGAAATCCCTGGTCAGATCCCTAGCCAGGGAGTTGGGGTTTGATATTGTTAGTGAGAGGGTTGTGGAGCAGGGCGGTATTTACTCGAGTATTTTTAAGTTAAGGGTGACTCACTGA
- a CDS encoding polyprenol monophosphomannose synthase gives MVNVCVVLPTLNEAENLHVLLPQLANALSDYDWHAVVVDDGSTDGTQEVVEKFAKETGRASLIERGARLGLGSAIKLGMRVCVEYGAEVTVVMDADLQHPPEVVPRLVDAVLGGSDIAIASRYVGGGGVQGWSLLRLMISKGATYLARLLLPWVRGIRDPVSGFFAVSNARAREVLPYLNESAGYKIILEMLTLMSARFGDLRVTEVPYVFRSRLYGESKLSVGELWRYAWLVIRLSNYSPFKYIVALVVAALIGYSIFNSLSINPILRNLLSLESSLMASLTIYALLMGLKPRLKHYAKYHLVKYGSVLLKMALMPYMPIYVVLALATALQLILTIRVIPITPHVVGIHP, from the coding sequence GTGGTTAACGTCTGTGTTGTGCTTCCCACACTTAATGAAGCAGAGAACCTACACGTGCTTCTCCCACAATTAGCCAATGCCCTGAGCGATTATGATTGGCACGCCGTGGTTGTGGATGATGGGTCCACGGACGGGACCCAGGAAGTAGTTGAGAAGTTCGCAAAGGAGACTGGGAGGGCCTCCTTAATAGAGCGTGGCGCCAGGCTGGGACTTGGTAGCGCCATTAAGTTGGGCATGAGAGTGTGCGTTGAGTATGGTGCAGAGGTTACGGTGGTTATGGACGCGGACCTACAACACCCACCTGAGGTGGTTCCCAGGTTGGTCGATGCCGTGCTCGGCGGCTCTGACATTGCCATTGCTAGTAGGTACGTGGGGGGTGGCGGGGTTCAGGGATGGTCCCTGCTCAGGTTGATGATTAGTAAGGGTGCCACATACCTGGCTAGGTTATTACTACCCTGGGTTAGGGGTATAAGGGACCCCGTGAGTGGTTTCTTCGCCGTGAGCAACGCCAGGGCTAGGGAGGTACTGCCATACCTAAATGAGTCGGCTGGTTATAAGATAATCCTGGAAATGCTAACACTAATGAGCGCCAGGTTTGGTGACTTGAGGGTTACAGAGGTGCCCTATGTATTCAGGAGTAGGCTTTACGGCGAGAGTAAGCTCTCTGTGGGTGAACTATGGAGGTACGCATGGCTCGTGATTAGGCTTAGTAACTACTCACCGTTTAAGTACATAGTGGCGCTCGTTGTGGCGGCATTAATTGGTTACTCCATATTCAATTCCCTAAGCATAAACCCAATACTTAGGAACCTCCTATCACTGGAGTCCTCGTTAATGGCCTCATTAACAATATACGCATTACTAATGGGATTGAAACCAAGGCTTAAGCACTACGCAAAGTACCACCTGGTTAAGTATGGCTCCGTACTCCTAAAAATGGCGTTAATGCCCTACATGCCAATATACGTAGTGCTGGCCCTAGCAACCGCGCTCCAATTAATACTAACCATTAGGGTAATCCCAATAACACCACACGTAGTGGGTATTCACCCGTAG
- a CDS encoding alcohol dehydrogenase catalytic domain-containing protein has translation MRVKAAVLREFNRPFSIEDFDIGEPGPNDVVVRVRAAGVCGRDLVIWRGGFRNLKPPLVLGHEIFGELNGKPVGVHGAIVDDTCEYCRAGKENLCVNLQFFGENRPGGYAEYVISPRNNVFELPDGEYEKYAASICPVATAIHASKVSGVKDGTRVLVTGAGGGVGVHAIQYLRYLGAYVIAVTSPSKADFVSRYADEVVTEAEFSRKVRNVDVVFEVVGAATINESLRALRREGTLVLIGNTEGEEIRLVRPALTVMREHRIIGSAAYTRRETLEAVNLVHRGVVKPVYVKYSLSDVNKAYEDLINRKVLGRAVLIP, from the coding sequence ATGAGGGTTAAGGCGGCCGTACTCAGGGAGTTCAATAGGCCCTTTAGTATTGAGGATTTCGATATTGGTGAACCAGGCCCTAATGACGTGGTGGTTAGGGTAAGGGCGGCGGGTGTTTGTGGTAGGGACTTGGTAATCTGGAGGGGTGGGTTTAGGAACTTGAAGCCACCATTGGTACTGGGTCATGAAATATTCGGCGAACTTAATGGGAAACCAGTGGGTGTTCACGGGGCCATCGTGGATGATACCTGTGAGTACTGCAGGGCTGGTAAGGAGAACCTCTGCGTTAACCTTCAGTTCTTCGGTGAAAACAGACCAGGGGGTTATGCAGAGTACGTCATATCGCCCAGGAATAACGTGTTCGAACTCCCAGATGGTGAGTATGAGAAGTACGCGGCATCAATATGCCCAGTGGCAACAGCGATACACGCATCTAAGGTGAGTGGTGTTAAGGATGGGACCAGGGTCTTAGTAACCGGGGCTGGTGGTGGCGTTGGGGTGCATGCAATACAGTACCTGAGGTACCTGGGTGCCTATGTAATAGCGGTAACATCACCCAGCAAGGCCGACTTTGTTTCGCGCTATGCGGATGAGGTTGTAACGGAGGCTGAGTTTTCCAGGAAGGTTAGGAATGTGGATGTTGTTTTCGAGGTGGTGGGGGCGGCCACCATAAACGAGAGTCTACGTGCACTGAGGAGGGAGGGTACCCTGGTCCTCATTGGGAATACTGAGGGTGAGGAGATAAGGCTTGTGAGGCCCGCATTAACGGTTATGAGGGAGCACAGGATAATCGGCAGTGCGGCTTATACGAGACGTGAAACCCTAGAGGCTGTGAATCTGGTGCATAGGGGTGTTGTTAAGCCTGTTTATGTGAAGTATTCACTTTCTGATGTTAATAAGGCCTATGAGGACTTAATAAACCGTAAGGTCCTGGGTAGGGCCGTCTTAATACCCTAA
- a CDS encoding HpcH/HpaI aldolase/citrate lyase family protein: MVLRRSQLYTPGNNEKMIRKAALEIDADSVIIDLEDAVPIGNKDDARRLIRELLPQLDWGNKEVCVRVNAPDTPFFYDDVSTVSRIDVVKCIVVPKAEVDLSFLYKATGREIEPIIETARGLLRIEDIVRSEGVTAVSYGVADYALSVNGDVKAYEQNPVLKTLVVAVAKAYGVDPIDRVFFDIKDSEGFRRDCMEAKALGFVGKQVIHPSQVEIANEIFMPSKEEIEWARRVVEAYESAVKAGRGAISLEGQLIDNVHYKLAKRILDLVNRVGNVRK; this comes from the coding sequence ATGGTACTACGTCGATCGCAACTCTACACGCCTGGTAATAATGAGAAGATGATTAGGAAGGCAGCCCTTGAGATAGATGCTGATTCTGTGATAATAGACCTTGAGGATGCCGTCCCCATTGGTAATAAGGATGATGCCAGGAGATTGATTAGGGAGTTGCTACCACAGCTTGACTGGGGTAATAAGGAGGTTTGCGTTCGTGTTAATGCACCCGACACTCCGTTCTTCTATGATGATGTCTCCACAGTCTCCAGGATAGACGTGGTTAAGTGCATAGTGGTTCCCAAGGCTGAGGTGGACCTGAGCTTCCTATACAAAGCCACTGGTAGGGAGATTGAGCCAATAATAGAGACAGCTAGGGGTTTATTGAGGATTGAGGATATTGTGAGGAGTGAGGGAGTCACTGCGGTATCCTACGGTGTGGCTGATTACGCATTATCCGTTAATGGTGATGTTAAGGCTTATGAGCAAAACCCTGTGTTAAAGACCCTTGTCGTAGCCGTGGCCAAGGCCTACGGTGTCGACCCAATAGACAGGGTATTCTTTGATATAAAGGATTCCGAGGGGTTCAGGAGGGATTGTATGGAGGCCAAAGCCCTGGGCTTCGTGGGGAAGCAGGTGATTCACCCAAGCCAGGTTGAGATTGCCAACGAGATCTTCATGCCCAGTAAGGAGGAGATCGAGTGGGCAAGGAGGGTTGTGGAGGCCTATGAAAGTGCCGTGAAGGCTGGCCGCGGCGCCATAAGCCTTGAGGGGCAGCTTATTGATAATGTGCATTATAAATTGGCCAAGAGGATACTTGACCTTGTGAACAGGGTGGGTAATGTCCGTAAGTAA
- a CDS encoding ArsR/SmtB family transcription factor produces the protein MTEDLVESIFSSRVRIRILKALLKYREINITKLSKDLGINYKVLMYHLSVLERVGIVEEKRFGRVRIVRIIEGNPRVGAIERFFKEMNGGH, from the coding sequence ATGACTGAGGACCTTGTGGAAAGTATATTCTCATCCAGGGTTAGGATAAGGATATTAAAGGCATTGTTGAAGTATAGGGAGATTAACATAACGAAGTTAAGTAAGGACCTTGGCATTAATTACAAGGTTTTAATGTACCACCTGAGCGTTTTAGAGAGGGTGGGTATAGTTGAGGAGAAGAGGTTTGGTAGGGTCAGGATTGTGAGGATAATCGAGGGGAACCCCAGGGTTGGCGCTATTGAGAGATTTTTTAAGGAAATGAATGGCGGGCATTAA